In one window of Kosmotoga pacifica DNA:
- the prfA gene encoding peptide chain release factor 1, protein MELVDILNSLKKQLQEVERELSSPEVVSNPDKLMELSKRHAELREIFRLEEEIEAKRRELQEWKDMLEQSPQEEQEEIRSTIEQVEKQVENLLLELKMRLIPDEDSGRNIIVEIRAGAGGEEAALFSADLFRMYSRYAERSGWKVEVLDSNETDLGGFKEIVFEIRGKGVYRKLKYESGVHRVQRVPRTESGGRIHTSTATVAILPEATELDVKIDPSELRIDTFRSSGAGGQHVNKTESAVRIVHLPTGITVTVQRERSQHQNKARAMELLRARLFDMMQQDQLKKMSQKRRSQIGTGDRSEKIRTYNYPQNRVTDHRINYTSYRLAEILDGDLDEFLAKLIEADVELKLSELMEHLEMK, encoded by the coding sequence ATGGAGCTCGTTGATATTTTGAATTCACTCAAAAAACAACTTCAAGAAGTCGAAAGAGAGCTTTCATCCCCTGAGGTTGTGTCAAACCCAGATAAACTTATGGAACTTAGTAAAAGACATGCGGAGCTCAGGGAGATATTTCGACTAGAGGAAGAGATTGAAGCAAAGAGAAGAGAGCTTCAAGAATGGAAAGACATGCTTGAACAATCTCCACAAGAAGAACAGGAAGAAATCAGGTCAACCATTGAGCAGGTTGAAAAGCAAGTGGAGAACCTTCTTCTTGAACTAAAAATGCGGCTCATTCCTGACGAAGATTCTGGAAGGAATATAATAGTCGAGATAAGAGCGGGCGCTGGTGGAGAAGAGGCAGCATTGTTTTCAGCTGATCTTTTCAGGATGTACTCAAGATACGCTGAAAGATCTGGCTGGAAGGTTGAAGTACTCGATTCAAATGAAACAGACCTTGGTGGTTTCAAAGAAATTGTGTTTGAGATAAGGGGCAAAGGAGTATATAGAAAGCTCAAATACGAGAGTGGTGTACACAGAGTTCAAAGGGTTCCAAGGACAGAATCTGGCGGTAGGATTCACACGTCCACAGCGACGGTCGCTATCCTTCCAGAAGCTACGGAGCTGGATGTTAAGATCGATCCGTCTGAATTACGAATAGACACTTTCAGATCTTCGGGCGCTGGTGGGCAGCATGTGAATAAAACAGAATCAGCCGTCAGAATAGTTCATCTTCCTACGGGTATAACAGTAACTGTTCAGCGTGAGCGTTCACAACATCAGAACAAAGCAAGAGCTATGGAACTGCTGAGAGCACGATTGTTTGATATGATGCAGCAGGATCAGTTAAAAAAAATGTCGCAAAAGAGGCGATCACAGATAGGTACTGGAGATAGGAGTGAAAAGATAAGGACATACAATTATCCACAGAACAGAGTAACCGATCATAGGATAAATTACACGAGTTACCGGCTTGCAGAAATTCTTGACGGAGACCTGGACGAGTTCCTGGCGAAACTCATTGAAGCGGATGTCGAGTTAAAACTCAGCGAACTTATGGAACATCTTGAAATGAAATAG